One genomic segment of Streptomyces antimycoticus includes these proteins:
- a CDS encoding DUF6197 family protein, which produces MTDRLTGVRGLVVEPAPPLFPDHPDACFVIHTASNRRLPATWVSTEAAQQFVAAVRDMADWTDANVTGTAALAQVIDEHDGTWDVYGVPRLPTPPYVPTPAEIADLLAGALDVLALNGWCQGEAFDTVDYDVDQEDEEGLAPDQCRVGARGAIHVAAEGHPSPPEAYESSVLASAATAALTETLGVADVTVWNDAAGRTVDELHAAVTRTVDRLRAMGR; this is translated from the coding sequence ATGACGGACCGCCTCACCGGTGTCCGCGGCCTCGTTGTCGAACCTGCACCGCCACTGTTCCCCGACCACCCCGACGCCTGCTTCGTCATCCACACCGCGTCCAACCGCCGCCTGCCGGCAACGTGGGTGAGTACGGAGGCGGCACAGCAATTCGTCGCGGCAGTCCGGGACATGGCCGACTGGACCGACGCGAACGTGACCGGCACTGCGGCGCTCGCCCAGGTCATCGATGAGCACGACGGCACGTGGGACGTCTACGGCGTACCGCGGCTGCCCACCCCGCCCTACGTGCCCACTCCCGCCGAGATCGCCGATCTTCTCGCCGGGGCCCTCGACGTACTCGCCCTCAACGGATGGTGCCAGGGTGAGGCTTTCGACACCGTCGACTACGACGTCGACCAGGAGGACGAGGAGGGCCTGGCCCCGGATCAGTGCCGCGTAGGCGCCCGGGGAGCCATCCACGTCGCCGCGGAGGGGCATCCGAGTCCGCCCGAGGCATACGAGTCGAGCGTCCTCGCCTCCGCTGCCACGGCTGCTCTCACGGAAACGCTCGGGGTGGCGGACGTCACCGTCTGGAACGACGCCGCCGGCCGCACCGTCGATGAACTCCACGCCGCGGTGACCCGCACCGTCGACCGCCTGCGCGCGATGGGCCGCTGA
- the dnaN gene encoding DNA polymerase III subunit beta produces MKLRLDLAPLAAAVADAARALPSRPPVAVLSAIKLDATGSQLTVAAFDYEVSAEATTDADVSSGGTVLVPGRLLVDITRTLKGKHPIDIELEGSSLVSITSGTIRYTLHTLPQEEYPSLPQPGEASGTVTGSDLHQAVAQVAAAAGHDDTLPVLTGIQMTVTDGKLTLAATDRYRFAVRTIDWKPTSDTTSGQALVPAKALLDASKMFAEAEQADLALPTSQGVLGMSGPSRSTTMRALDGQLPDYKTLWPTEFTATAIVNRDELIAAVKRVALVAERSTPVRLHFSPNVLSLTAGSSDDAQARDRIDAQLDTVTGAPLTMAFNPGFLLDGLNALGAHSIQFGIVGPTNPTLLNGLDEDGNALGDDALTYLIMPVRLSS; encoded by the coding sequence ATGAAGCTCCGCCTCGACCTGGCCCCGCTCGCCGCCGCCGTCGCCGACGCGGCCCGCGCCCTGCCCAGCAGGCCGCCCGTCGCCGTCCTGTCCGCCATCAAACTGGACGCCACCGGCAGCCAGCTGACTGTCGCCGCGTTCGACTACGAGGTCTCCGCCGAGGCCACCACGGACGCCGACGTCTCCAGCGGCGGCACCGTCCTGGTCCCCGGCCGCCTGCTGGTCGACATCACCCGCACCCTCAAGGGCAAGCACCCGATCGACATCGAACTCGAGGGCTCCAGCCTGGTCAGCATCACCTCCGGCACCATCCGCTACACCCTGCACACCCTGCCGCAGGAGGAGTACCCGAGCCTGCCCCAGCCCGGCGAAGCATCCGGCACCGTGACCGGCAGCGACCTCCACCAGGCCGTCGCGCAGGTCGCCGCGGCCGCCGGCCACGACGACACCCTGCCCGTCCTGACCGGCATCCAGATGACCGTCACCGACGGCAAACTCACCCTGGCCGCCACCGACCGCTACCGCTTCGCCGTGCGCACCATCGACTGGAAGCCCACCAGCGACACCACCAGCGGCCAGGCCCTCGTCCCCGCCAAAGCCCTGCTGGACGCATCCAAGATGTTCGCCGAGGCCGAGCAGGCCGACCTCGCCCTCCCCACCAGCCAGGGCGTCCTCGGCATGTCCGGCCCCTCCCGCAGCACCACCATGCGAGCCCTGGATGGCCAGCTGCCCGACTACAAGACCCTGTGGCCCACCGAGTTCACCGCCACCGCCATCGTCAACCGGGACGAGCTGATCGCAGCGGTCAAGCGCGTAGCGCTGGTTGCCGAACGCAGCACCCCTGTCCGGCTCCACTTCAGCCCGAACGTGCTGTCACTGACCGCCGGCAGCAGCGACGATGCCCAGGCCCGTGACCGGATCGACGCCCAGCTCGACACCGTGACCGGCGCCCCGCTCACCATGGCCTTCAACCCCGGCTTCCTGCTGGACGGCCTCAATGCCCTGGGCGCCCACTCCATCCAGTTCGGCATCGTCGGCCCGACCAACCCCACGCTGCTCAACGGCCTCGACGAGGACGGCAACGCTCTGGGCGACGACGCGCTCACCTACCTGATCATGCCGGTCCGGCTCTCCAGCTGA
- a CDS encoding PadR family transcriptional regulator, producing MSYPFRVTDATVDVLGVLLSGDDDLYGLKIAQAIGRPTGSVVPILRRLEGCGWVTSIWEQSNERTGPRRRFYQLSAEHAAGARALMAERRPAPATSKHVSLRPGWVSGR from the coding sequence ATGTCTTATCCATTCCGTGTGACGGACGCGACTGTGGATGTCCTGGGCGTGCTTCTCTCTGGCGACGACGACTTGTACGGGCTGAAGATCGCTCAGGCGATCGGCCGCCCGACCGGGAGTGTGGTGCCGATCCTGCGGCGGCTCGAAGGCTGCGGGTGGGTGACCAGCATCTGGGAGCAATCGAACGAACGAACGGGACCGCGGCGTCGCTTCTACCAACTCAGCGCAGAGCATGCGGCTGGTGCCAGGGCCCTTATGGCGGAGCGGCGACCGGCTCCAGCGACCTCCAAGCACGTTTCCCTGCGGCCGGGGTGGGTGAGCGGCAGGTGA
- a CDS encoding Lsr2 family DNA-binding protein, producing MITGTPRDTVVAMLKEAKTIDEIRESTGLSDGEIAAIAQTEELTQHHAQQRGRAYLSALAWALKSDAPRIRAKAERVKSNLDDLVATRQKDIEAQEARDEIESLENKLAAARAKLRNVTTGGKTPAPAAGPGTKQGKAKIRAWARGNGYEVSDRGVISKEVRDAWNNRDQARQDG from the coding sequence ATGATCACCGGAACCCCCCGCGACACCGTCGTGGCCATGCTCAAAGAGGCCAAGACCATCGACGAAATCCGCGAGTCCACCGGTCTGAGCGACGGCGAGATCGCCGCCATCGCCCAGACCGAGGAACTGACCCAGCACCACGCCCAGCAGCGCGGCCGCGCCTACCTGTCGGCACTGGCCTGGGCTCTCAAGAGCGACGCCCCCAGGATCCGCGCCAAGGCGGAGCGGGTGAAGAGCAACCTGGACGATCTGGTCGCCACCCGCCAGAAGGACATCGAGGCCCAGGAGGCCCGGGACGAGATCGAGTCGCTGGAGAACAAGCTGGCGGCCGCCCGGGCCAAGCTCCGGAACGTCACCACCGGCGGGAAGACCCCGGCTCCCGCCGCGGGGCCGGGCACCAAGCAGGGGAAGGCCAAGATCCGCGCTTGGGCTCGCGGCAACGGTTATGAGGTGTCCGACCGTGGCGTCATCTCCAAGGAGGTCAGGGACGCCTGGAACAACCGCGACCAGGCGCGGCAGGACGGGTAA
- a CDS encoding DUF6197 family protein, translating into MPASAATTAPRTFWSDAALAAAVDAAFAEALAEELAAALADDTPDSTGIVPLDTETLIRQAGVVTGPCPPDPRVPSPAAQRLKHTTRIGGRLAAQAAWWLLRTTALLTVTAAVGILRLSWHIIANPKPAPQPQLAPITPSGFLAATSRYITDHGWTQHVLADDRGVCLREAENALIRGGTGTRSTARQANAHLRHVTGALTIPTFNDWLTRREDQIHAALLTAAARARAAGE; encoded by the coding sequence ATGCCCGCATCCGCCGCGACCACCGCGCCGCGGACCTTCTGGTCCGACGCGGCCCTCGCCGCCGCGGTCGACGCCGCATTCGCCGAAGCGCTCGCCGAAGAACTGGCCGCCGCCCTCGCCGACGACACCCCGGACAGCACCGGAATCGTCCCGTTGGACACCGAGACCCTCATCAGGCAGGCCGGAGTTGTCACCGGCCCCTGCCCGCCCGACCCGCGCGTACCCTCTCCCGCCGCCCAACGCCTCAAGCACACCACACGGATCGGCGGGCGACTCGCCGCACAGGCCGCCTGGTGGCTGCTGCGGACCACCGCACTCCTCACCGTGACAGCGGCCGTCGGAATCCTCCGCCTGAGCTGGCACATCATCGCCAACCCCAAGCCCGCCCCCCAGCCGCAGCTGGCCCCCATCACGCCGTCCGGCTTCCTCGCGGCGACCTCCCGCTACATCACCGACCACGGCTGGACGCAGCACGTCCTGGCCGACGACCGCGGCGTCTGTCTCCGCGAAGCCGAGAACGCCCTCATCCGCGGCGGCACCGGCACCCGCAGCACCGCCCGCCAGGCCAACGCCCACCTCCGGCACGTCACCGGAGCCCTGACCATCCCGACGTTCAACGACTGGCTCACCCGCCGGGAGGACCAGATCCACGCCGCCCTGCTGACCGCCGCCGCCCGCGCCCGCGCCGCCGGCGAGTAA
- a CDS encoding WhiB family transcriptional regulator → MSRRAPYPRLTGTEPCRADPELFFSTKEDDRKEAQLLCGPCPAREQCLAWALDNPSKTHYGVWAGTTRNDRNRLRREFRAAAKESA, encoded by the coding sequence ATGAGCCGCCGCGCACCGTACCCGCGCCTCACCGGCACCGAACCGTGCCGAGCTGACCCCGAGCTGTTCTTCTCCACGAAGGAAGACGACCGCAAAGAGGCCCAGTTGCTGTGCGGGCCCTGCCCTGCACGGGAGCAGTGCCTGGCCTGGGCCCTCGACAACCCCTCCAAGACCCACTACGGCGTCTGGGCCGGAACTACCCGGAACGATCGCAACCGCCTGCGCCGCGAATTCCGCGCCGCCGCCAAGGAGTCCGCATGA
- a CDS encoding NUDIX domain-containing protein — MNETLYAPVDHPGVPVPENRRCWSASWPEYTPVDISPPELRPAALAQHVPGWVVDRGATPDLVPDWAERQANALVPFTVDARGWPLHPHGRTGRTGRNLGKWGENAAADPIVVAGTGEQRRVLLITRDDIGVEAIPGGMVDPDEMVPAALKRELREETGVNLTDQQPIILGRQVVDDWRTTDYAWVASTSALYQLPEQVTATAGSDAADAGWWPFGSLEQLEAAVTAAGRTLYAAHRPLLLRALEYLNQK; from the coding sequence ATGAACGAGACCCTCTACGCCCCGGTTGACCACCCCGGCGTGCCCGTGCCCGAGAACCGGCGCTGCTGGTCGGCGAGCTGGCCGGAGTACACGCCGGTGGACATCAGCCCGCCCGAGCTGCGGCCGGCGGCGCTGGCCCAGCACGTGCCCGGCTGGGTGGTCGACCGGGGCGCCACGCCGGACCTGGTGCCCGACTGGGCCGAGCGGCAGGCCAACGCCCTGGTGCCCTTCACGGTCGATGCACGGGGCTGGCCGCTGCACCCGCACGGTCGCACCGGACGTACCGGGCGCAACCTCGGCAAGTGGGGGGAGAACGCCGCCGCCGACCCGATTGTGGTCGCCGGGACCGGTGAGCAGCGGCGGGTTCTGCTGATCACCCGCGACGACATCGGGGTGGAGGCCATCCCGGGCGGCATGGTTGACCCGGACGAGATGGTCCCGGCCGCGCTGAAGCGCGAGCTGCGCGAGGAAACCGGCGTCAATCTCACCGACCAGCAGCCCATCATCCTCGGCCGCCAGGTCGTCGACGACTGGCGCACCACCGACTACGCCTGGGTCGCGTCCACCAGCGCCCTCTACCAGCTGCCTGAGCAGGTCACCGCCACCGCCGGCAGCGACGCTGCGGACGCAGGTTGGTGGCCGTTCGGCTCCCTCGAACAGCTCGAGGCGGCGGTCACCGCGGCCGGGCGCACCCTCTATGCCGCGCACCGCCCGCTGCTGCTGCGTGCCCTCGAATACCTCAACCAGAAGTGA
- a CDS encoding DUF6292 family protein yields MIRAGRLERVQTMADLAARLGMPLGTFRNKKPHTQEGHPAPISSPDSRALLWDSEQTDAFYAGEPVPALTDADDDEDLLDRHEAAAEVGVEPGSWNGYKSAPQLAEHVVMVGGTEHWPRGVVRQFKEGRPGRGAGGGRRTGSGDMVPRDQLLPRIAELLDDNPAITVTEAADELGVAKFPTAQAGLAQVRGRRIADLIEADPDLTPLQAAERLGYPRVTHRGAAVVAEAELRARRARPYVQQVADTLAQADVAQQAEVEMRQLAGGYLASAIILGSDQRVPALVWDERYGWRTATNRRHPIGKDTGAAPEGEGIRYLGSSAQPKPAELLEALTDSRRGSKRPKAFPEENA; encoded by the coding sequence ATGATCCGCGCCGGACGCCTCGAGCGCGTACAGACCATGGCTGACCTGGCCGCTCGGCTGGGCATGCCGCTGGGTACCTTCCGGAACAAGAAGCCGCACACCCAAGAAGGACACCCAGCCCCCATCAGCTCCCCGGACTCCCGGGCCCTGCTGTGGGACAGCGAGCAGACGGACGCCTTCTATGCCGGAGAGCCCGTTCCGGCACTGACGGATGCTGACGACGACGAGGACCTGCTGGACCGGCACGAGGCCGCGGCCGAGGTGGGCGTGGAGCCGGGCAGCTGGAACGGGTACAAGAGCGCCCCGCAGCTAGCCGAGCACGTCGTCATGGTCGGCGGTACGGAGCACTGGCCGCGCGGTGTCGTCCGCCAGTTCAAGGAAGGCCGCCCCGGCCGCGGTGCCGGCGGTGGCCGCCGCACTGGCAGCGGCGACATGGTCCCGCGAGACCAGCTTCTGCCGCGGATCGCCGAGCTGCTCGACGACAACCCGGCGATTACCGTCACGGAGGCCGCCGACGAGCTGGGCGTGGCGAAGTTCCCCACCGCCCAGGCCGGCCTCGCGCAGGTGCGGGGCCGGCGGATCGCCGACCTGATCGAGGCCGACCCTGACCTCACCCCGCTGCAGGCCGCCGAGCGACTCGGATACCCGCGCGTCACACACCGCGGCGCCGCGGTCGTCGCGGAGGCCGAACTGCGTGCCCGCCGGGCACGCCCGTACGTGCAGCAAGTAGCCGACACCCTGGCCCAGGCCGACGTCGCTCAGCAGGCCGAGGTCGAGATGCGCCAGCTGGCCGGCGGATACCTGGCATCCGCCATCATCCTCGGCAGTGACCAGCGTGTGCCGGCACTGGTGTGGGACGAGCGGTACGGATGGCGTACCGCGACCAACCGGCGCCACCCGATCGGCAAGGACACCGGCGCCGCACCGGAAGGCGAGGGCATCCGCTACCTCGGCAGCAGCGCGCAGCCGAAGCCGGCCGAGCTCCTCGAGGCGCTCACCGACAGCCGGAGGGGCTCCAAGCGACCCAAGGCTTTCCCGGAGGAGAACGCATGA
- a CDS encoding DUF6919 domain-containing protein, producing the protein MSRADRARWRGARSIADLGDLTALWLEGKIASQPGYSPNYGPDEETAPLVPVLAAANRSGYLTDNSQPGLHEPGYDGRMWQQRAAVTGWVDRSNTDLMHRLREAAWSAGLILCTGRDCDGVTVTQVDGQDYTAFGETIEPSYLRVLWPAHLIDPGCYAAVEKARQVTLVDPRYGNSSRLWTALAQAIGYDWSDRWSEIGTLSAIDGRDLDGCFETLGQAYARDFTHPAAQGQVRVVHYITRGRGDTYAVLRGLHHSFLRGGRPHLIRLGQIGVLGRDNARPTLQAAEELAHCFTAEVRPGRIRWDGTPFPEGGCIDLPRATAPTG; encoded by the coding sequence ATGAGCCGGGCGGACCGCGCCCGCTGGCGCGGGGCCCGCTCGATCGCCGACCTCGGCGACCTGACCGCCCTGTGGCTCGAAGGAAAGATCGCATCCCAGCCCGGCTACTCGCCCAACTACGGACCGGATGAGGAAACCGCGCCCCTCGTACCGGTTCTGGCAGCTGCCAACCGCTCCGGCTACCTCACCGACAACTCTCAGCCCGGACTCCACGAGCCCGGGTACGACGGCCGCATGTGGCAGCAGCGGGCCGCCGTGACCGGCTGGGTCGACCGTAGCAACACGGACCTGATGCACCGTCTCCGGGAGGCCGCCTGGTCCGCCGGGCTGATCCTCTGCACGGGCCGCGATTGCGACGGCGTCACCGTCACACAGGTCGACGGCCAGGACTACACCGCCTTCGGCGAGACCATCGAGCCCAGCTACCTGCGTGTCCTGTGGCCGGCCCATCTCATCGACCCCGGATGCTACGCCGCTGTGGAAAAGGCCCGCCAGGTCACCCTCGTCGACCCCCGATACGGCAACTCCAGCCGCCTGTGGACCGCACTCGCCCAAGCGATCGGGTACGACTGGAGTGACCGCTGGAGCGAGATCGGCACGCTGAGCGCGATCGACGGCCGGGACCTGGACGGCTGCTTCGAAACCCTCGGCCAGGCGTATGCGCGCGACTTCACCCACCCCGCGGCTCAAGGGCAGGTCAGGGTCGTGCACTACATCACCCGCGGCAGGGGAGACACCTACGCCGTCCTGCGCGGCCTGCATCACTCCTTCCTCCGCGGCGGCCGGCCCCACCTGATCCGGCTCGGCCAGATCGGTGTCCTCGGCCGCGACAACGCCCGGCCGACCCTCCAGGCCGCCGAGGAGCTGGCCCACTGCTTCACGGCCGAGGTGAGGCCCGGACGGATCCGGTGGGACGGCACGCCTTTCCCCGAAGGCGGCTGCATCGACCTTCCGCGCGCCACCGCACCCACCGGCTGA
- a CDS encoding DUF5131 family protein gives MATHSAIEWTDTTWSPVIGCDRVSPGCDSCYAITTARIRSHNPNLKIAAAFAGTAHRTADRLDWTGNLNLLEDRLTKPLTWPKPAKIFVNSVSDIFHQGVPEEFIARIWAIMALTPRHTYQILTKRHARMRAVLTDTCRCGSGHAPGTHFRSAMAWAVSKSNPDRIPGLPDDAEQRVTQAAWPLSNVWIGVSAENQQWADTRVPALLQTPAAVRFVSCEPLIGAVDLTRWLRPVPDCGYVDPDDGTCGHPDAFTPECHRWADCPVRGRSTQWHGLDWVIAGGESGHGARPMRPQWARGLRDECEVAGVPFFFKQWGAWRRPDTSSSEAGPRRAACWSAIPWTASATSLRCGS, from the coding sequence GTGGCTACCCATTCCGCCATCGAGTGGACGGACACCACCTGGTCGCCCGTCATCGGTTGCGATCGCGTCTCACCCGGCTGCGACTCGTGTTACGCGATCACGACCGCCCGCATCCGCTCCCACAACCCCAACCTGAAGATCGCGGCCGCGTTCGCTGGAACCGCCCACCGCACGGCCGACCGTCTTGACTGGACCGGCAACCTCAACCTCCTCGAGGACCGGCTCACCAAGCCGCTCACCTGGCCCAAGCCCGCCAAGATCTTCGTGAACTCCGTCTCCGACATCTTCCACCAGGGCGTGCCCGAGGAATTCATCGCCAGGATCTGGGCGATCATGGCCCTCACGCCGCGGCACACCTATCAGATCCTCACCAAGCGGCACGCGCGCATGCGCGCCGTCCTCACCGACACCTGCCGCTGCGGCTCGGGACACGCACCCGGCACGCACTTCCGCTCGGCCATGGCGTGGGCCGTCTCCAAGAGCAACCCCGATCGCATCCCCGGGCTGCCCGACGACGCCGAACAGCGCGTCACCCAGGCCGCATGGCCCCTGTCGAACGTATGGATCGGTGTCAGCGCAGAGAACCAGCAATGGGCCGACACCCGCGTCCCCGCCCTTCTGCAGACCCCCGCCGCGGTGAGGTTCGTCAGCTGCGAACCGCTGATCGGCGCCGTGGATCTCACCCGCTGGCTGCGCCCCGTGCCCGATTGCGGATACGTCGACCCCGACGACGGCACATGCGGACACCCGGACGCGTTCACCCCCGAGTGCCACCGCTGGGCCGACTGCCCCGTCCGTGGCCGCTCGACACAGTGGCACGGCCTGGACTGGGTCATCGCCGGCGGTGAGTCCGGGCACGGCGCCCGCCCCATGCGCCCTCAATGGGCTCGCGGCCTGCGGGACGAGTGCGAAGTCGCGGGTGTCCCGTTCTTTTTCAAGCAGTGGGGGGCCTGGCGCCGTCCGGATACCTCGTCATCCGAAGCAGGCCCGAGGCGCGCAGCGTGCTGGTCGGCGATCCCGTGGACAGCCTCGGCCACCTCGTTGAGATGCGGCTCGTAG
- a CDS encoding DUF6919 domain-containing protein, which yields MPLPWMSRADRRRWKSARTVLDLGWLMARWLEGEIASRPGYQPRFGPDKES from the coding sequence ATGCCTTTGCCCTGGATGAGCCGCGCCGACCGGCGCCGCTGGAAGTCCGCCCGCACGGTCCTCGACCTGGGCTGGCTGATGGCGCGCTGGCTGGAGGGCGAGATCGCCTCCCGCCCCGGCTACCAGCCGCGCTTCGGCCCCGATAAGGAGAGCTGA
- a CDS encoding ATP-binding protein, with protein MTSSSLMANSIDPTHGLYVPVGAAGSGKSTLSRAWPADAVLSLDAFREMVAGNAGDQSATPDAVAALELILECRLARQLGCYVDATNAKAADRAKLVAAARRHSVPVIAIRMETSLAECQRRNARRPDDSHVPKEIVDSQYGLAASFDHAAEGFDRIISSRVIAALPACRSAPDSPGATAAEGLTIDSGDRYRL; from the coding sequence GTGACCTCTTCCAGCCTCATGGCCAACTCGATCGATCCCACGCACGGGCTGTACGTGCCGGTCGGCGCCGCCGGATCCGGCAAGAGCACCCTGTCCAGGGCGTGGCCGGCCGACGCTGTCCTCTCCCTCGATGCCTTCCGCGAGATGGTGGCCGGCAATGCGGGGGACCAGAGCGCCACTCCGGATGCGGTCGCCGCCCTGGAGCTGATCCTGGAATGTCGGCTGGCGAGGCAGCTGGGGTGCTATGTCGACGCGACCAACGCGAAGGCGGCCGACCGGGCCAAGCTCGTCGCCGCCGCCCGTCGGCACAGCGTTCCGGTCATCGCCATCCGGATGGAGACCTCGCTGGCCGAGTGCCAGCGGCGTAATGCCCGGCGGCCGGACGACAGCCATGTTCCGAAGGAGATCGTGGACAGCCAGTACGGGCTGGCTGCCTCCTTCGACCATGCGGCCGAGGGCTTCGACCGGATCATCAGCTCCCGCGTCATAGCTGCCCTGCCCGCCTGCCGCTCAGCCCCCGACTCTCCGGGCGCGACCGCCGCAGAGGGCCTCACGATAGACAGTGGTGATCGATATAGGTTATAG
- a CDS encoding fic family toxin-antitoxin system, toxin component — protein MALYVDLPWILEVAQRAGRRDPAADDLGVPIAAVARHRGELFEHLLYDGPYVRAAALVHTLGRCRWLERSNLTVACAVAVMYLNASGIPVDPTREQLTTLARELYDPRCTAVRVAEQLRTWKP, from the coding sequence ATGGCTCTGTACGTCGACCTGCCCTGGATTCTGGAAGTCGCTCAACGGGCCGGCCGCCGAGACCCGGCGGCCGATGACCTCGGTGTGCCGATCGCCGCTGTGGCCCGCCATCGCGGGGAGCTGTTCGAGCACCTGTTGTATGACGGGCCCTACGTCCGTGCCGCCGCTCTGGTCCACACCCTTGGCCGGTGTCGCTGGCTCGAGCGGTCCAATCTCACGGTCGCCTGCGCCGTCGCCGTGATGTACCTCAACGCCAGCGGCATCCCAGTCGACCCCACCCGCGAACAGCTCACCACCCTGGCCCGGGAGCTCTACGATCCGCGCTGCACCGCCGTCCGCGTCGCCGAGCAGCTGCGCACCTGGAAGCCCTGA